Proteins encoded together in one Shewanella acanthi window:
- a CDS encoding PhoH family protein, which yields MEQNDKKLFVLDTNVLLHEPLAIYSFKEHDVVIPMTVLEELDQIKDRKSDVSRDARVAIRALEDTLGGDTTPEQIISGVPLPMREGHADAIGSLSIFPDHLVEFTLGSLPGDGNDNRIINTALHLQNLHTPRTVVLVTKDINMRLKAKGAGILLVEDYRTDQLIDDIRFLTKGFYQFEGNFWEHLDRVSTERHGRHTIHEVPLTDLESDQFYINQYLIDTESDFCGRVTARTESHLHILDLGRERMKNLEAWGVKPKNVYQGMALQALLDPEIDLVILTGPAGCGKTLLAMAAALELVVERNRYDKVIVTRNTPEIAESIGFLPGTEEEKMLPWLAAITDTLEVLHKHDVNPTGSMNYIMEKANIQFKSINFMRGRSIQNSIVLLDECQNLTASQIKTMITRMGEGTKLICCGNLAQIDSNYLTAVTSGLTYIVERFKDFEGSANIYLNGVVRSRLAEYAEEHL from the coding sequence ATGGAGCAAAACGACAAAAAGTTGTTTGTACTGGATACCAATGTGTTACTACATGAACCTTTGGCGATCTATTCGTTTAAAGAGCACGATGTGGTCATTCCGATGACAGTGCTGGAAGAGTTGGACCAAATCAAGGATAGAAAGAGTGATGTGAGTCGGGATGCCAGGGTCGCTATTCGCGCACTGGAAGACACCTTGGGCGGTGATACAACACCCGAGCAAATTATCAGCGGCGTACCATTACCCATGCGGGAAGGACATGCTGATGCCATAGGTTCGTTGTCTATTTTTCCTGACCATTTAGTTGAATTTACCTTAGGCTCCCTCCCCGGCGACGGTAACGACAACCGCATTATCAATACCGCGCTGCACCTGCAAAACCTCCACACGCCACGCACCGTGGTGTTAGTCACCAAAGATATCAACATGCGTCTTAAAGCTAAGGGCGCGGGCATTCTCTTGGTCGAAGATTATCGAACCGACCAGTTGATTGACGATATTCGCTTCTTAACTAAGGGTTTTTATCAGTTTGAGGGTAACTTTTGGGAGCATTTAGATAGGGTTTCTACTGAGCGTCACGGCAGACACACTATCCATGAGGTTCCTTTAACTGATTTAGAAAGCGACCAGTTCTACATTAACCAATATCTTATCGATACCGAGTCGGATTTCTGTGGTCGAGTCACCGCCCGTACCGAAAGCCATCTGCACATTCTGGACTTAGGCCGTGAGCGAATGAAAAACCTCGAGGCTTGGGGCGTTAAACCTAAAAACGTCTATCAGGGCATGGCGCTGCAAGCTTTGCTTGACCCTGAAATTGATTTAGTGATTTTAACCGGCCCCGCCGGTTGCGGTAAAACCTTACTGGCAATGGCGGCGGCACTGGAACTTGTGGTCGAGCGCAATCGCTACGACAAAGTGATTGTGACCCGTAACACCCCTGAGATTGCCGAATCTATCGGTTTCCTACCCGGCACCGAAGAAGAGAAAATGCTGCCTTGGTTGGCGGCGATTACCGATACCTTAGAAGTACTGCATAAACATGATGTTAATCCAACTGGTAGCATGAATTACATCATGGAGAAGGCCAATATCCAGTTTAAGTCGATTAACTTTATGCGTGGACGTTCGATTCAGAACTCCATCGTATTGCTGGATGAGTGTCAAAACCTCACGGCATCGCAAATCAAAACCATGATCACCCGTATGGGCGAAGGTACAAAACTGATTTGCTGCGGTAACTTAGCTCAAATTGATTCTAATTATTTAACGGCGGTAACCTCGGGCTTAACCTATATTGTGGAGCGCTTTAAAGACTTTGAAGGCAGTGCCAACATCTACCTTAACGGGGTGGTGCGCTCGCGTCTGGCCGAATATGCGGAAGAACATCTATAA